The Sphingomonas crocodyli genome contains the following window.
TGAAGCTGCTCGCCGGGCGGCGGCATCGCTGCCATTCGGCGGTGACGGTGATCGATGCGGCTGGCTTCGCGCGACACCGCATCTCGTCCAGCATCATCGCGTTCAAGCCGCTCTCCGATGCCGAGATCGATGCCTATCTCGCGGGTGGCGAGTGGCAGGGCAAGGCGGGCGCCTATGCGATCCAGGGCTATGCCGAAAGCTGGGTGCGGATGTTGTCGGGCAGCTATTCGGGGGTGATGGGCCTGCCGTTGTTCGAAACCCGTGCCTTGTTGACCGCGGCGGGCATTCTTGGCTGAGTGGCTCTACGAAGCCGGCATCGGCGAGGCGCGCGCCGCGCTCGTCGACAATGACATCATCATACAGGCGGCGATCGAGGCCGATGACGATGGCCTGCGCGCGGGCACGATCGCGCCCGCGCGACTGACACGGATCACAGCACCCGGTCGGCGCGGGATCGTCACGCTCGACGACGGGACCGAGGCGATGATCGAGCCGCTGCCGCGCGGCGTCACCGAAGGCGGGCGGCTGCTGGTAGAGATCGCCCGCGCCGCGATTGCCGAGCCGGGGCGCGGCAAGTTGGCGATCGCGCGGGCCGCGGCGGCCGACGCTGTCGTGGCGCCCGGCCGCGATCTGCGCGCGCGGATCGCGGCGGATAATGTGCTGGTGCGCGAACTGACGAGCTTCGGCCCCGATCGGCTCGAAGCGGCGGGCTGGTCCGAACTGATCGAGGAGGCGTCGAGCGGCCATGCCGATTTCGACGGCGGGGCGCTCCGCCTGTCGCTGACCCCGGCGATGACCCTGATCGACGTCGACGGCTGGCTGCCGATCGCCGATCTCGCGGTGGCGGGCGCAGGAGCAGCTGCGATGATGATCCGGCGGCATGACATCGGTGGATCGATCGGCATCGACCTGCCGACTGTCGAGGGCAAGGCCGCGCGGCTGTCGGCGGCGGAGGCGGTCGATGCGATCCTGCCCCAGCCGTTCGATCGCACCGCGGTCAACGGATTCGGTTTTCTCCAGATCGTGCGCCGGCGTGCGCGCCTGTCGATCCCGGAGCGGTTGCAGCAGGATCCCGTCGGATCGGCTGCCCGCGCTCTTATAAGGCGTGCGGAACGCGCACAGGGGATCGGGCCGCGCACGCTGACGGCCGCGCCCGCCGTGATCGCTGCGATCGAGCGCCGCCCCGACTGGATTGCAGAACTCGAACGGCGGATCGGCGCGCCGGTGCGCTTGCGGGGCGAGCCCGGCCTCGCCATATCGGCGGGACATGCCGAAGCCCAAAACCCCTAAGTGCCCGCTCTGCGGCCAGCCGAGCATGGCCGCGACCACGCCCTTCTGCAGCCAGGGCTGTCGCGACCGCGATCTGCTGCGCTGGCTCGACGACGGTTATCGCATCCCCGGCCCGCCCGCCGATCGGGGCGCGGGGGAGCGCGAAGAGGATTGATTTCCAACGTCTGAAAATCAGGCTGGACGTGCTGGAATGTGGTCCCTATAGGCACCGCTCCAACGCTTCCGTGCCCGGGTAGCTCAGTTGGTAGAGCATGCGATTGAAAATCGCAGTGTCGGCGGTTCGACCCCGTCCCCGGGCACCACTTTCCAAGATATCTCAATTGTTTGATGCCGGATTTTCCGCATCTGCGTGGCGATTCGCCTGATCCGGCGTCATTTACTTCGGGCTGTGACTGAAACGCCCGACAAAACCGGAAGTCGGGCGAAAAAGATTCGGGGTGTGGCAAGAATGCCGATGCTCTCCGACAGTGGCAAAAGACGCAGAAACCCAAGCTCTTTTCGGCGCTGCAGCATCGATGACGGAAATGTGACCTTGTCGCGTTCAATCGATGACGGTCACTGCAACAAAAGTGTCTCACAGCCTGTGTAGAGGCCGCCCCGAACGGGACACTAAAGTCTCGCCAAAAGGGAACTCTCTCATGCGATTTGATACCGGTCTTCGCCGGCAGCTGCTCATCGGTGGCGCCCTCGCCGCGATGCTCACCATGCCTGCCCTCGCTTCTGCGCAGGAAGCTGCCCCGGGCGCCGCTCCGGAAGACGTCACCGGCCTGAGCGACATCGTCGTCACCGCCACCAAGCGCGAAACGAGCCTGCAGAAGACCCCGATTTCGATCAGCGTCGTGAACCAGGAGATGATCAAGGATCGTCACGTTCAGAGCCTGTTCGACCTCGCCGATGGCGGCGTTCCTTCGCTGCGCGTGACGACGTTCGAAGCCCGCCAGTCGGCGCTCACGATCGGTATCCGCGGCATCGTTCCGCTCGACGCGAACCAGCCCGCCCGCGAACAGGGCGTCGGCGTCTATATCGACGGCGTCTATCTCGGCCGTCAGCATGGTCTGAACGCCGCTTTGTTCGACACCGAGCGCGTCGAAGTTCTGAAGGGTCCGCAGGGCACGCTGTTCGGTCGTAACACCGAAGGCGGCGCGCTCTCGATCGTCACCAAGGCGCCGAGTGGCAAGTTCGGTGGCCGCTTCGAAGGCGGCTTCGGCAACCTGGGCGCCTATTCGGGCGCCGCGCACGTCGACCTGCCCGAGTTCCACAACTTCTCGGTCAAGGTCGATGCTGTGAAGCAGTATCAGGGTCCGACGACCAAGAACCCGCTCGAAGGCCAGACCGGCTGGGGCTATTACGACCGCATCGGCGGCCGTATCGCCGTCCGCTGGCAGCCGTTCGAGGGCATCACCAACGACTTCGCCTTCGACAAGGCGAAGGACAAGAATTCGCCCTTCTACAGCCAGCTGCTGGCGTTCAACCCTTATGGTTGCGCCGCTGGCCCCCAGTCGGCTTCGCCGAACTGCGTCCTGCCCGGCACCAACTATACCAGCCTGACCGGCGCGGTGCGTCCGGTTCCGACCGGCGTCGTCACCAACGGCAAGACGCTGATGCGCAATGCCGACATCGGCGTGGTGCAGCAGCCCAGCGTCGACAAGACCTTCGGCGTCACCAACAACTTCAAGTGGAAGATCGCGCCGGAACTCGAACTGCGCTCGATCACCGCGTGGCGCGGCGTCAACGTGGAGCAGTGGGATAATGCTGGTGGCGCGCACCGTCCGCCGGTTTACACCCCCGGCAGCCTCTTCAGCCGTTACAGCCTTGCGAACCTGCGTCAGCGCCAGTTCAGCCAGGAACTGCAGGCTGTCGGCTCGATCAGCAACATCGATTATGTCGCGGGCCTGTTCTACTTCAACGAGCGCGTCAGCGATGACGCCGCGACGCCGAGCTCGAACCGCTGGAATGCCGACGCCAATGGCGACGGTCAGCCCGACGTCGGCGCCGATGGCCTGCGTTACACGATCAACCCGGCCGTGTTCACCAGCCCGTTCGCCACGATCGACCGCGCTTCGGCGGTCCGCTCGCGCAGCTACGCGGTCTATGGTCAGGCGACCTGGCATGCGACCGACGCGCTGCACATCACGGCTGGCGGCCGCTACACGAAGGACAAGAAGCACGGTGATCTTCTGATCGCCGGCGGCGTCAACTATCAGGCCAATCCGGCGCTGGGCGCGGCGCGTGGCTATGCGCCGCTCGATCGCACCTGGAACCGCTTCGATCCGATGGTCACGGTCGCCTACGACCTGAGCACCGACGTTCACGTCTATGCGAAATATGCCAGCGGCTACCGCGCCGGTGGCGCCAGCTCGCGCACCATCAACTACCTGCCGTTCGATCCGGAATCGGTGAAGTCGTATGAAGCCGGCATCAAGGCGGACTTCTGGGATCGCCGCGCCCGCTTCAACCTGACCGGTTACATCATGGACCGTAAGGACAGCCAGGTCGACATCAACAGCTTCCTGTATTTCGGCACCAGCACCTTCAACAACCTGGAGACGATCAATCTTCCGGGTAAGGCGAAGATCCGCGGTATCGAAGCCGACCTGACCGTCCGTCCGGTCGAAGGCCTGACGCTGAACGCCAGCTATGCCTACACCTACACCAAGCTGCCGCTGACGCCGATCACCTACTCGGTGCGCAACGCGGCTGGCGTGGTGACCGACTCGACCACCGTGAACCAGCAGTTCTACGTCGTGTTCACGCCGCGTAACGCGGCCAGCGGCTCGATCGATTATGCGGTGCCGGTCGGCAGTGGCGACACCACCATCCGGTTCCACTTCGATGGTAACTATGCCCAGGCGACGCAGACCTTCGACGCTTATGCGCGGAAGAACGACTCCTCGCTGGTGTTCAACGGCCGCATCTCGCTCGCCGACATCAACATGGGTGATGGCGATCAGAAGCTGACCGTCGGCGTCTGGGGTCGCAACCTGTTCAACACCGCCTACGTCTATCGTCGCGATCCGACCCAGGCTCTGCCGGCTGGTCCGACCTCGACCAACGTCCGCACGGGCAGCATCGCCAACGTGCTGGGTGAATATGGCAACTTCAACATGCCGCGCACCTACGGCGTCGAAGCGACCATCAAGTTCTGATAATCCCTTAAGCGAAAGCCCCCTAAGGCGCGGTGGACCCGTCCACCGCGCCCTTTTTTTATCAAGCAGGCGTGGCCGGCGCCGGCCAGGGCTTGTGCGCGGAAAGCGCGAACAAGGCGCGCTCCTCCTCCGGATCGGCGATGCCCAGCACGCGTTCGGCAATATACCGGCCGGTCATCGGCCCCATCTTGAACGCATGGCCCGATCCGCCGCCCGCGACCCACAGGTTGGCGAGGCCGGGGTGGCGATCGATGATGAAATGGCCGTTGTCGCTATTTTCCAGCGAGCAGACCCGGCTGGCCACCATCGGCTGGCCGACGAGGCCGGGGGTGCGCCGCGCGATGAAGCGGCGGGCGATATCCCACATGATCGGCGATACGATCCGCTCGTCGCGATCGGGGTCCATCGGCAGGCTCACCCCCATGCCGGGGGCGATCTTGTAGCCATAGTCGACGTCGGACAGCGAATAGCCGCCGCCACCGTGCCAGATGTTGGGGAAGCGCTCCCAATGATAGCTGAGATCCCCCGGCGGCGATCCGACGTAGAAGACCTCCGATCGGGTGCGGCGGACGAAGCCGGTCAGCACGTCGGGCAGCACCGTCGGCAGCCACGGACCGCAGGCGAAGATGGCGAGGCCGCACGACAGGCGGCTGCCGTCGGAGAGGGCCAGATCGGTGAGCCGTCCGCCCGCGCTCGCGCCGGGTTTCGCCATCGCGATCCTCGTCTGGCCGCCCTTGGCGACGAAGGTCTCGGTGACGGCAATAAGGCTCTCGCGCGCCTTCACCGTGCCCGCGCGCGGTTCGTATAGCGCGCGCTCGTCGCCGTCGAAGCCGCCCTGCGGCCAGCGCTTGCGGCACTCGTCGGGGCTGAGCACTTCGAAGGGGATGCCAAGCTTTGCGAAGATGCGCTTCTCCGCCTCGAACTGCGCGGCGGGTTCGTTGGGCGAAAGGACGCCATTGGCGAAGATCAGGCGACGACCGAACTCGGCCTGCCGCTCGTGCCACAAAGTGAAGGCGCGATCGGCCCAGCGGCTGTAGATTTCGCGATCGGCATAAGCCGACCGGATCTGCCGCGTCTCATCCCCCGATGTCGCGCGCGCATTGCCCGCACCATAGCTGTCGAGCAGGGTGACGCGCGCACCGCGTTCGCGCAGCTCCAGCGCGCTCCACGCGCCAAAGGCCCCGGCCCCGACGATCACAATATCGGGCAGCTTCTTGCTGATCTCCGGCGCACGCGATTTCGGCGCGGCCTGCGCGCGCTCTCCGGACAGGCTCGCGGCCACCGCGCCGCTCAAGCCCGCTGCCAACAGTCCCCGTCTGCCGATATCCGCCATGCCGCCTCGCTTTCCTGTTGCGATGCAACATGTCGCAACAGGAAAAAGCGGGCAAGCGATCAGACGGGCAATTTGCTCGCTTTTTCGCCGCTCAGGCGGGTGCCGTAGGCGTGCCAGGCGAAGACGGCGGCCGCGCCGCGATGCGGGCTCCAGGGTGCCGCCATCCGCCGCGTCTCCCGCTCGGACGGGCGCTCAGGCAGGCCGAACAGCACGCCCATCTCGATCTGCACGGCCAGGTCGCCCGCCGGCCAGATGTCGCCGCGCCCCTCGGCGAACAGCAGATAGATTTCGGCCGACCAGCGCCCGATCCCCTTGATCGCGGTCATCTGCGCGATCGCTTCCTCATCATCGGTGGGCAGATTGGCGAAGTCGATCGATCCGCTTGCCACATGTTCGGCCAGGCTTTTGGCATAGCTCGCCTTCTGGCGCGAAAGCCCTGCAGAGCGCAGCAGATCGTCAGGCGCGGCGGCCACCGCCTCGGGGACGAGATCGCACCCCACCGCATTTTCCAGCTTCGCCCAGATCGACGCGGCGGCGGCGACGCTCACCTGCTGGCCCACGATCGTGCGCAGCAGCGTCTGATAGCCGCGTTCGCGGATGCGCGGTTCGGGATAGCCGATTTCCGCCAATCGCCGTTCGATGACCGGCTCCATCCCGGCGATTGCGTCGAGACTGCGCTGCAATTGTTCGGCGGTCAGGCCCATGACGTCTCCGCTCCCTTGATTTCGCGCGGCGGGCACGATAGCCGCCACGTTATAAGGCATTGCGGGGAGCGTTTAATGGCAAAGTTGGTCGTGATCACGCGCGAAGGCGACGAATCGGTCTATGAGGCCGAGGACGGGCTTTCGGTGATGGAGGTCATTCGCGACAATGGCGTCGACGAACTGCTCGCTCTGTGCGGCGGCTGCTGCTCGTGCGCGACCTGCCACGTCATCATCGATCCGGCCTTCGCCAGCCTGCTGCCCGAAATGAGCGACGACGAGAACGAACTGCTCGACAGCTCGGATCACCGCACCGAAGGTTCGCGCCTGTCGTGCCAGGTGATCATGAAGGACGATCTCGACGGCATGATCGTTACCATTGCGCCCGAGGACTGAAGTCCTCGGGTTAATTTGATTAGCCCAAGTTTTTTGTTTGCCCTCAGGCGCCGGGCGGAGCGCATCCGCGCTCCTTGGCTTTCCGCGCAATAAGCGCGGGCGGCCGTTCGGCCTTGCGGGCCTGCGGCCCGTTGCCGGGCTCCAGATCAGCCCCTCGTTGCGATCGCGTAGAGGGCGATGGCGGCGGCGTTGGAGATGTTGAGGCTCTCGACGCGTGGGCTGATCGGCAGCTTCGCCAGTTCGTCGCAATGCGCTTCGGTATTCTGGCGCATCCCTTCGCCTTCGGCGCCCAGCACGATCGCGATCCGCGATTCGCCCATCACGTCCGACAGCGTGCCCTTGGCGTGGCCGGTGAGACCCACGCGCCAGAAGCCGGCTTCGGCGATCTCGTCGAGCGCGCGGGCCAGGTTCACCACGCGCACCCACGGCACCAGCTCCAGCGCGCCCGAGGCCGATCGCGCCAGCGCACCCGATTCGGGCGGGGAGTTGCGATCCTGCGTGACGATGCCCAGCGCGTCGAACGCAGCTGCCGACCGCAGCACCGCGCCCACATTGTGCGGATCGGTGACCTGATCGAGGACGACCAGCGGGCGGCGATCGTCGCGGCCGCGCTCCAGAAGGTCGCCCAGCCAGATATCGGGCAGCGGATCGACTTCGGCGATCAGGCCCTGGTGCGGCGCGTCCGCAGGCACCATCCGGCCAAGATCGGCGACATCGGCAAGCGTGACCGGGATGACCGGCGGGATATCGAGCGACGCCATCGCCTCGCGCGTCGCCCAGATCCGGCGCACGGTGCGTTCTGGATTGGCGAGCGCCGCGGTGACGGCATGGCGCCCCCAGAAGCGGGGTTTGCCGCTGGCGGGCTGGGACGGACGATGGCCTTTGCGCATGGCCGCGCTATCGGCGTTCGCGCTTCGCGATGCAAGCTGTGGCCTCAGCACAATTTATGCTGCGCACGCCGTTGACAGGTGGAGTTCGGGTTGCCAAAGACGCGCCTCGCTTTTGGCGCCTTTGGATGGGTGGCCGAGTGGTTAAAGGCAGCAGACTGTAAATCTGCCCGTGCAAGCGTACGCTGGTTCGAATCCAGCCCCATCCACCATTTCGACTTTCAGACCGATCGTGCGGGCCGCCAAGGCGGCCCCGATCGCGGCTATCGTTTCTCCGCATACATCCATTCGAGATAGGGCGCGCGATGCACCGTCGATGGCGGTTCGACGGTTTCGATCGTGACCAGCTTGAGAAGCCGTTCGATCCGATCGATGCCGCGCGACGACAGCAGGATCCACACCCGCCGCTGATCCTCGCTGTCGCGCTCGCGCTTCACGAGATCATAATGTTCGAGCGTCGCGAGGCATCGCAGCGCCGTCGTGGGCGGTATCGCGGCCTCAAGCCCCACGGCGGATGCGGCGAGTTTGCGTCCCTTCCACGCCGCCACATAGAGGCCGAGCAGGATGTCCCACGCCGGCTCGCCGAACAGATTGCCCAGTTGGGCGTCGCGGCGGCGGCGCAACTCCAGGATCGCGGCCGCCCGTTGTGCTAGCGGCGGCATGCGCGGCCTCCCGTCAGGGTTGCCGGCCGATCGCCTTGATCCGGGTTCGATTGTATCGCGCGGCGCCGATCACGATCACCAGCAAGGTCGGCCATGCCCAGAAGCCCTCGGCATGGGCATAGGCCCTGACGTCGCGATTGAGCTGCAGAAAGGTCATGATCGTCGCGATCAGGCCGGGCAGTTGCAGGCTGGCGGCCCAGATCGGCCAATAGCGATCGTAATGGAGCGTCAGCATCACGAAGCCCGCGAGCACCATCATGTCGATGATGAAGACGCCGATATTCACCTCGTGCCACGCCGGCCAGAAGGTGCCGTAGGCCACCGGCGTCAGCAGCGCGCCGCCCAGATAGATGGCGACCCCCCACCGTTCCGGCATATCGCCACGCCATAAGGCGTAGGCGCAGCCCACCAGCGTGAACACGAGAAACAGCAGGGGTATCAGG
Protein-coding sequences here:
- the rlmB gene encoding 23S rRNA (guanosine(2251)-2'-O)-methyltransferase RlmB, translating into MRKGHRPSQPASGKPRFWGRHAVTAALANPERTVRRIWATREAMASLDIPPVIPVTLADVADLGRMVPADAPHQGLIAEVDPLPDIWLGDLLERGRDDRRPLVVLDQVTDPHNVGAVLRSAAAFDALGIVTQDRNSPPESGALARSASGALELVPWVRVVNLARALDEIAEAGFWRVGLTGHAKGTLSDVMGESRIAIVLGAEGEGMRQNTEAHCDELAKLPISPRVESLNISNAAAIALYAIATRG
- the yacG gene encoding DNA gyrase inhibitor YacG, which codes for MPKPKTPKCPLCGQPSMAATTPFCSQGCRDRDLLRWLDDGYRIPGPPADRGAGEREED
- a CDS encoding 2Fe-2S iron-sulfur cluster-binding protein; the encoded protein is MAKLVVITREGDESVYEAEDGLSVMEVIRDNGVDELLALCGGCCSCATCHVIIDPAFASLLPEMSDDENELLDSSDHRTEGSRLSCQVIMKDDLDGMIVTIAPED
- a CDS encoding NAD(P)/FAD-dependent oxidoreductase gives rise to the protein MADIGRRGLLAAGLSGAVAASLSGERAQAAPKSRAPEISKKLPDIVIVGAGAFGAWSALELRERGARVTLLDSYGAGNARATSGDETRQIRSAYADREIYSRWADRAFTLWHERQAEFGRRLIFANGVLSPNEPAAQFEAEKRIFAKLGIPFEVLSPDECRKRWPQGGFDGDERALYEPRAGTVKARESLIAVTETFVAKGGQTRIAMAKPGASAGGRLTDLALSDGSRLSCGLAIFACGPWLPTVLPDVLTGFVRRTRSEVFYVGSPPGDLSYHWERFPNIWHGGGGYSLSDVDYGYKIAPGMGVSLPMDPDRDERIVSPIMWDIARRFIARRTPGLVGQPMVASRVCSLENSDNGHFIIDRHPGLANLWVAGGGSGHAFKMGPMTGRYIAERVLGIADPEEERALFALSAHKPWPAPATPA
- a CDS encoding DNA-3-methyladenine glycosylase family protein yields the protein MGLTAEQLQRSLDAIAGMEPVIERRLAEIGYPEPRIRERGYQTLLRTIVGQQVSVAAAASIWAKLENAVGCDLVPEAVAAAPDDLLRSAGLSRQKASYAKSLAEHVASGSIDFANLPTDDEEAIAQMTAIKGIGRWSAEIYLLFAEGRGDIWPAGDLAVQIEMGVLFGLPERPSERETRRMAAPWSPHRGAAAVFAWHAYGTRLSGEKASKLPV
- a CDS encoding TonB-dependent receptor, translated to MRFDTGLRRQLLIGGALAAMLTMPALASAQEAAPGAAPEDVTGLSDIVVTATKRETSLQKTPISISVVNQEMIKDRHVQSLFDLADGGVPSLRVTTFEARQSALTIGIRGIVPLDANQPAREQGVGVYIDGVYLGRQHGLNAALFDTERVEVLKGPQGTLFGRNTEGGALSIVTKAPSGKFGGRFEGGFGNLGAYSGAAHVDLPEFHNFSVKVDAVKQYQGPTTKNPLEGQTGWGYYDRIGGRIAVRWQPFEGITNDFAFDKAKDKNSPFYSQLLAFNPYGCAAGPQSASPNCVLPGTNYTSLTGAVRPVPTGVVTNGKTLMRNADIGVVQQPSVDKTFGVTNNFKWKIAPELELRSITAWRGVNVEQWDNAGGAHRPPVYTPGSLFSRYSLANLRQRQFSQELQAVGSISNIDYVAGLFYFNERVSDDAATPSSNRWNADANGDGQPDVGADGLRYTINPAVFTSPFATIDRASAVRSRSYAVYGQATWHATDALHITAGGRYTKDKKHGDLLIAGGVNYQANPALGAARGYAPLDRTWNRFDPMVTVAYDLSTDVHVYAKYASGYRAGGASSRTINYLPFDPESVKSYEAGIKADFWDRRARFNLTGYIMDRKDSQVDINSFLYFGTSTFNNLETINLPGKAKIRGIEADLTVRPVEGLTLNASYAYTYTKLPLTPITYSVRNAAGVVTDSTTVNQQFYVVFTPRNAASGSIDYAVPVGSGDTTIRFHFDGNYAQATQTFDAYARKNDSSLVFNGRISLADINMGDGDQKLTVGVWGRNLFNTAYVYRRDPTQALPAGPTSTNVRTGSIANVLGEYGNFNMPRTYGVEATIKF
- a CDS encoding ribonuclease, producing MAEWLYEAGIGEARAALVDNDIIIQAAIEADDDGLRAGTIAPARLTRITAPGRRGIVTLDDGTEAMIEPLPRGVTEGGRLLVEIARAAIAEPGRGKLAIARAAAADAVVAPGRDLRARIAADNVLVRELTSFGPDRLEAAGWSELIEEASSGHADFDGGALRLSLTPAMTLIDVDGWLPIADLAVAGAGAAAMMIRRHDIGGSIGIDLPTVEGKAARLSAAEAVDAILPQPFDRTAVNGFGFLQIVRRRARLSIPERLQQDPVGSAARALIRRAERAQGIGPRTLTAAPAVIAAIERRPDWIAELERRIGAPVRLRGEPGLAISAGHAEAQNP
- a CDS encoding Maf family protein yields the protein MADTRPRLILASSSPRRRELIGRLGIEPDAIDPADIDETERKGELPLAYAKRIAAEKAALVAARHEGAVVLGADTVVAAGRRLLHKTDDEAEARAFLKLLAGRRHRCHSAVTVIDAAGFARHRISSSIIAFKPLSDAEIDAYLAGGEWQGKAGAYAIQGYAESWVRMLSGSYSGVMGLPLFETRALLTAAGILG
- a CDS encoding transcriptional regulator; the encoded protein is MPPLAQRAAAILELRRRRDAQLGNLFGEPAWDILLGLYVAAWKGRKLAASAVGLEAAIPPTTALRCLATLEHYDLVKRERDSEDQRRVWILLSSRGIDRIERLLKLVTIETVEPPSTVHRAPYLEWMYAEKR